The following are from one region of the Neorhizobium sp. NCHU2750 genome:
- a CDS encoding replication protein RepA, giving the protein MNHNDESLIRDDDLRAQLEAQRGKSPVFDVYVRSLISTQIKRDEKKAADEAKAAKLAAMPREKRRRAIFREVIENEGPSPDNLRYMPTPLAICGLPYKALPEGVTEFERTQGRMAVTVTAGKLRSPDGRKVQQPVPYGPKARLIMAHLSTEALRNNSPIVETSETLSAFMRDMGFEPRGGKNGNIEPFKEQLRALAACRMEISTWDGKRSGQIDVKPLQKVELWFPDHDHQKSLWPTTIAFSGDFYNELKNHALPIDVRVLRALSNSARRLDLMLWVTYRITRLQTRLVLDWQPLKSQFGEDYTRDRDFKAALVQDLAALKDIFPKLPVKLTERGLEMEAADASALAIPKRALKA; this is encoded by the coding sequence ATGAACCACAACGACGAATCACTTATTCGCGACGACGACCTGCGCGCCCAGCTTGAGGCGCAGCGGGGCAAGTCGCCCGTGTTCGACGTTTACGTGCGCAGCCTCATCAGCACGCAGATCAAGCGGGATGAGAAAAAGGCCGCCGACGAAGCCAAAGCCGCCAAGCTTGCCGCCATGCCGCGCGAGAAGCGCCGCCGGGCGATTTTCCGTGAGGTTATCGAGAACGAAGGGCCATCGCCGGATAACCTGCGGTACATGCCCACGCCTTTGGCGATTTGTGGCCTGCCCTACAAAGCCCTGCCGGAGGGCGTGACCGAGTTCGAACGCACCCAAGGACGCATGGCCGTTACCGTGACCGCAGGCAAGCTCCGCTCGCCCGATGGCCGCAAGGTGCAGCAGCCTGTGCCTTATGGCCCGAAGGCACGCCTCATCATGGCGCACCTGTCAACCGAAGCCTTGCGCAACAACTCGCCCATCGTGGAAACCTCCGAAACCCTGTCCGCCTTCATGCGCGACATGGGGTTCGAGCCGCGCGGCGGGAAGAATGGCAATATTGAGCCGTTCAAAGAGCAGCTTCGCGCTCTCGCAGCCTGCCGCATGGAAATCAGCACGTGGGACGGCAAGCGTTCCGGCCAGATTGACGTCAAGCCGTTGCAGAAGGTCGAGCTATGGTTCCCCGACCACGACCACCAGAAATCCCTTTGGCCAACCACCATCGCGTTTTCCGGTGACTTCTACAACGAACTCAAGAACCACGCCCTGCCCATCGACGTGCGCGTGTTGCGCGCCCTTTCCAATTCGGCTCGTCGTCTCGACCTGATGTTGTGGGTTACTTACCGCATCACGCGCCTGCAAACGCGCCTTGTTCTCGACTGGCAACCGCTCAAGAGCCAGTTCGGGGAGGATTATACCCGAGATCGCGACTTCAAGGCCGCGCTGGTGCAGGACTTGGCAGCTCTGAAAGACATTTTCCCGAAGCTGCCGGTGAAGCTCACCGAGCGGGGGCTGGAGATGGAAGCGGCCGACGCTTCGGCCCTTGCTATCCCCAAACGCGCCCTCAAAGCCTAA
- a CDS encoding SHOCT domain-containing protein, whose protein sequence is MGKLVIGTGMMLVGVFMCFTVVLAIPGTIMAFIGGGMMFAGFASVTKSTVKGGMAAGKIARDMRANREDTTLIEAQPVEAHRSVADEIAKLADLLNAGHLTQAEFDQRKGQLLSQA, encoded by the coding sequence ATGGGTAAGTTGGTTATTGGCACCGGCATGATGCTGGTCGGGGTATTTATGTGTTTCACGGTCGTGCTGGCTATTCCGGGAACGATCATGGCCTTTATCGGCGGCGGCATGATGTTCGCCGGGTTCGCCTCAGTCACCAAGTCCACCGTTAAGGGGGGTATGGCGGCCGGGAAGATCGCCCGCGACATGAGGGCGAACCGCGAAGATACGACACTCATCGAGGCGCAGCCTGTTGAGGCTCACCGCAGCGTGGCGGATGAAATCGCCAAGCTTGCCGATCTGCTTAACGCAGGACACCTGACGCAAGCCGAATTCGATCAGCGTAAGGGCCAGCTTCTCAGCCAAGCTTGA
- a CDS encoding type IV secretory system conjugative DNA transfer family protein: MDYLILAAFFGAIFLGGYAYSVSGGVGGALARSRARPALPVSAAKPAPAPAAAGNRLAEIEAFHANELNAVSLTIAELTPDLLKEVSFFRLARTISDKHAHLDRRAGDEDYLLKAAGSMERDYLQASAELALKGAAFRRTLRDMTEAERATLRLTDLLAAVGQIDRRERLAIFTPIVWNEGKGLMVTDGPFKSADLLAELRRTLTTLIEGHLGPTGEATERLQQALRDALTSRLMTAEERATLKRLLVTGATWMAPEEAATALCRHQPPRPSVLRLGRIEGSESELLYDQNESLITFGPPGQGKSQTVMRNLLTMDGGAVVLDIKGELFDQTAVWRARNVGPVYRFAPSDPANSIHFNPLDTVRAEPLADAYEDAKSLVDLLMVPQEVGKKDYWDKRGLDLLADAILDTALFEKDDRTLSAIFDRLYLEPMAPDGADTGIAGSELELWLNHLAQSGVKKLERTAKAVRSMPPKVRESVTDTARTHIDTWQAPRIEELSARSTFDPMTLRRDKATLYICISLKELKQYTSFFRALIGQTIYALCRDEPDRNAPVVTFFLDEMPKLHRLDLLETALDMGRGYGVRLWMFAQNFGQLAEHYKNPDGFLQNSLVRQFMGISGEQALNLSKQLDERHGLIDGQRKPLVFPHELTGEAFRDLTLTIAQGHSPARVVKAYGYAEFADRMESAKAFDTSGGLLKLG; encoded by the coding sequence ATGGATTATCTGATTTTAGCGGCGTTCTTCGGCGCCATCTTTCTGGGCGGTTACGCTTATTCCGTAAGCGGCGGCGTCGGCGGGGCTTTGGCCCGCTCGCGAGCGCGTCCCGCCTTACCAGTCTCCGCGGCCAAACCTGCGCCCGCTCCCGCCGCGGCGGGCAATCGGCTGGCGGAAATCGAGGCGTTCCACGCCAACGAGCTGAACGCCGTCAGCCTGACGATTGCAGAGCTGACGCCCGACCTCCTGAAAGAGGTCAGCTTCTTCCGGCTTGCCCGAACCATCTCTGACAAACACGCCCACCTCGACCGGCGCGCTGGTGACGAGGATTACCTCCTCAAGGCGGCAGGATCGATGGAGCGTGACTATCTGCAAGCCTCGGCGGAGCTGGCGCTCAAAGGCGCCGCGTTCCGGCGCACTTTGCGCGACATGACGGAGGCCGAACGAGCCACCCTTCGCCTGACCGACCTATTGGCGGCCGTGGGGCAGATTGACCGCCGCGAGCGGCTGGCGATCTTTACGCCGATTGTCTGGAATGAGGGCAAGGGCCTGATGGTCACAGACGGCCCGTTCAAGTCGGCCGACCTGTTGGCCGAACTACGCCGCACCCTAACGACCTTGATCGAGGGCCACCTCGGCCCGACCGGCGAAGCGACCGAACGCCTGCAACAGGCGTTGCGGGATGCCCTCACCTCTCGCCTTATGACCGCAGAAGAGCGCGCCACCTTGAAACGGCTGCTTGTCACCGGCGCCACATGGATGGCACCAGAGGAGGCCGCCACGGCGCTATGCAGGCATCAACCTCCGCGCCCTTCGGTGCTACGTTTGGGCCGCATAGAGGGTTCGGAATCCGAACTCCTGTATGACCAGAACGAAAGCCTCATCACCTTCGGCCCTCCCGGTCAGGGCAAGAGCCAGACGGTCATGCGCAACCTCCTGACCATGGACGGCGGCGCAGTCGTCCTCGACATCAAGGGCGAGCTGTTCGACCAGACGGCCGTCTGGCGCGCCCGTAATGTCGGGCCGGTCTATAGGTTCGCACCCTCCGATCCGGCCAACTCCATCCATTTCAACCCGCTCGATACCGTGCGCGCGGAGCCGCTGGCTGATGCCTACGAAGATGCCAAAAGCCTCGTGGATCTGCTGATGGTGCCGCAGGAAGTCGGCAAAAAGGATTATTGGGACAAGCGCGGCCTTGATTTGTTGGCTGACGCCATTCTCGACACGGCATTGTTCGAGAAGGACGACCGTACCCTGTCGGCAATTTTTGATCGCCTGTATCTCGAACCCATGGCGCCTGACGGCGCCGATACCGGGATTGCGGGGAGTGAGTTGGAGCTGTGGCTCAACCACCTCGCCCAATCCGGCGTCAAAAAGCTGGAACGCACGGCCAAGGCCGTGCGCTCGATGCCGCCCAAGGTGCGCGAAAGCGTCACGGACACGGCGCGCACGCACATCGACACGTGGCAGGCCCCGCGCATCGAGGAGCTGAGCGCCCGCTCGACCTTCGACCCTATGACGCTGCGCCGGGACAAGGCGACCCTCTATATCTGCATCAGCCTAAAGGAGCTGAAGCAATACACCTCGTTCTTCCGCGCGCTCATAGGACAGACCATCTATGCGCTGTGCCGGGATGAACCCGACCGTAACGCGCCGGTCGTGACGTTCTTCCTCGATGAAATGCCCAAGCTCCATCGCCTTGACCTGCTGGAAACCGCCCTCGACATGGGGCGCGGTTACGGCGTGCGGCTCTGGATGTTTGCGCAAAATTTCGGGCAGCTCGCAGAGCATTACAAGAACCCTGACGGATTCCTGCAAAACAGCCTCGTGCGGCAGTTTATGGGCATCAGCGGCGAGCAAGCCCTGAACCTGTCCAAGCAGTTGGACGAGCGGCACGGCCTGATTGACGGCCAACGCAAGCCGCTCGTGTTCCCACACGAACTGACCGGCGAGGCCTTCCGCGACCTGACCCTGACAATAGCGCAGGGGCACTCCCCTGCCCGCGTGGTGAAGGCCTACGGCTATGCCGAGTTCGCCGACCGTATGGAGTCGGCGAAGGCCTTCGATACCAGCGGCGGGCTGCTCAAGCTTGGCTGA
- a CDS encoding MobA/MobL family protein: MAIYSLNHKPVGKSTQERPYTTGAHVNYITREKALGRLDGARLPVDKDGARDFFNRAEDGSRANGRVADKLMLALPKELTPEQRHELVRGFAEDVTGGKAPWLAAHHDKGRDASNPHCHLVLRDQDPTTGKRVFGMSERGSTQRLREKWQDHANRALERAGRPERIDARTLKAQGIDREPQIHEGPRNRAASENGRRPVSRPRNFRNRPGAKVPNRRVDYPSIDKGRTRAEYNRERPTERDYWNELDAHRQQEELDGLRRLHLPPDGRRDEPPPRSFGDKLKAFRAQKEADKGLPMPSAKTPVQQGLPLKEFLAKSRGRPSDRAPPLRPTRKGRDDDRER; this comes from the coding sequence GTGGCAATCTATAGCCTGAACCACAAGCCGGTCGGCAAAAGCACGCAGGAGCGGCCGTACACGACCGGTGCCCACGTGAATTACATCACCCGTGAAAAGGCTCTAGGCCGTCTCGACGGCGCCCGCTTGCCCGTGGACAAGGACGGCGCCCGCGACTTCTTCAACAGGGCCGAGGACGGCAGCCGCGCCAATGGGCGCGTTGCGGACAAGCTCATGCTGGCGCTGCCCAAGGAGCTGACACCCGAGCAGCGCCACGAGCTGGTGCGTGGCTTCGCCGAGGACGTGACAGGTGGCAAGGCGCCATGGCTGGCCGCCCATCACGACAAGGGCAGGGATGCCAGCAACCCTCACTGCCACCTTGTCCTACGTGACCAAGACCCGACCACCGGCAAGCGTGTGTTCGGGATGAGCGAACGCGGTTCTACCCAGCGCCTGCGCGAGAAATGGCAAGACCATGCCAACCGCGCTCTAGAGCGCGCAGGACGGCCGGAGCGCATCGACGCCCGCACCCTGAAGGCGCAGGGTATCGACCGCGAGCCGCAAATCCATGAAGGGCCGCGCAACCGCGCAGCTTCTGAAAACGGCCGCAGGCCCGTGTCACGGCCGCGCAATTTTCGGAACCGGCCGGGAGCCAAAGTTCCCAACCGACGCGTTGATTACCCCTCAATTGATAAGGGCCGAACGCGGGCCGAGTATAACCGTGAGCGGCCGACTGAGCGCGATTATTGGAACGAGCTGGACGCTCACCGCCAACAGGAGGAGCTGGACGGCTTGCGCCGCCTGCACCTCCCTCCGGACGGACGGCGCGACGAGCCGCCGCCCCGGTCGTTTGGCGACAAGCTCAAGGCCTTCCGCGCGCAAAAGGAGGCCGACAAGGGTTTGCCCATGCCGTCGGCCAAAACACCCGTACAACAGGGCTTGCCATTGAAAGAGTTTCTGGCGAAAAGTAGGGGCAGGCCTTCCGATCGCGCGCCGCCTCTGCGGCCCACGCGGAAGGGCAGGGACGACGACCGCGAGCGGTAG
- a CDS encoding phage integrase N-terminal domain-containing protein encodes MDDLSFSLKTLCTRSGEGSFGTRALRQRGLLAMADDLLALGYRLPDARSLKGKHVTALVGHWKAGGLSDQTIRNRLTWLRWWAHQVGKTGLLPKANDTFGLAERGRFSGNKAKRLEGAALERVGDARVRLALKLEAAFGLRREEALKLRPGLADKGDRLALKASWCKGGRYREIPITHDKQRALLDEVRELVGDGSLIGEGRNYFQAVKAYENQLLKAGIGNAHGYRHAYAQWRYKQLTGWSCPAAGGPTVDRMTPAQAARDRAARLEVSHELGHGRLDVTDTYLGRRFASTTQQGAAA; translated from the coding sequence ATGGACGACTTGAGCTTTAGCCTGAAAACCCTCTGCACCCGCTCGGGTGAAGGGAGTTTCGGCACCCGTGCGCTGAGGCAGCGGGGCTTGTTGGCCATGGCTGACGATTTGTTGGCGCTCGGGTATCGCCTGCCTGATGCGCGCAGCCTAAAAGGCAAGCATGTGACCGCCCTTGTCGGTCACTGGAAGGCGGGCGGCCTGTCCGACCAAACCATACGAAACCGCCTGACGTGGCTGCGCTGGTGGGCGCACCAGGTCGGCAAGACGGGCCTCCTGCCGAAGGCGAATGACACGTTCGGCCTCGCGGAACGCGGCCGGTTCTCCGGCAATAAGGCCAAGCGCCTCGAGGGCGCGGCACTTGAGCGCGTAGGTGACGCGCGGGTGCGCCTTGCCCTAAAGCTCGAGGCCGCGTTCGGCCTGCGGCGTGAGGAGGCGTTGAAGCTCCGGCCGGGACTGGCTGACAAAGGCGACCGCCTCGCCCTGAAGGCGAGCTGGTGCAAAGGCGGCCGGTATCGCGAAATTCCGATCACGCACGACAAGCAACGCGCTCTCCTCGACGAGGTGCGCGAGCTGGTGGGCGACGGGTCGCTGATAGGGGAGGGGAGGAACTATTTTCAGGCTGTGAAGGCCTACGAAAACCAGCTCCTCAAGGCGGGCATCGGGAATGCCCACGGCTACCGCCATGCCTATGCGCAGTGGCGCTATAAGCAGCTCACGGGCTGGTCATGCCCTGCCGCCGGCGGCCCAACCGTTGACCGCATGACACCCGCGCAGGCGGCGCGCGACCGCGCCGCGCGTTTGGAGGTATCGCATGAGCTGGGACACGGCCGCCTCGATGTCACAGACACCTATTTGGGGCGCCGCTTTGCCAGCACCACCCAACAGGGGGCGGCGGCATGA